A genomic segment from Torulaspora delbrueckii CBS 1146 chromosome 3, complete genome encodes:
- the FMP25 gene encoding Fmp25p (similar to Saccharomyces cerevisiae YLR077W; ancestral locus Anc_8.7): MSGIVVIRRCILQRPHVRGSVRLHFRGFVSGQQLMKSNAPQFDEAELLAPELESKPYKAKKSLMDYEWPDKSPEELEKENQDKTEKLMKLSAILQGLLVLAGVGIGATVYSKWPQIKGWWMTKDMRVDDDTIEKLFKKKAKKSLADIPIIPTTELGFEVPGLYFWGGDGEGLKKSRPGSVFPRRNSLFDGKYLRDVCLTTVNNVQANLAIDEKGNLLKWDNNKCECILADQNLVSVKESNSCAYALNKRGEILIVPLNSGDVRLAHIDMKRSWLLPWRRYTNYGFKLDTKSVFKGSGEKKVRDFDVGKEHLVLISNAGKAYSCATGVKASEGQRPCGQFGVPTLSHFDKFPPPNKLYEIELLNNGLTEDKKVEKRKIEQIACGNFHTLARDSNGNLFVFGLNRYGQLGLPILYDIDQAPYPKVLNRFNSYFSRDIDVKCVDVHCSGDTSYVTMTANNLGDRTTQLPAESISYFAFGSGQYGELGNGNFRNSQSEPTPLKDLPASNKIEEWACGEKHVLCKLHNGDVCAWGLNDHGQLGTGKRIKHGRPVSIPEALTPGAKNSPEELFKTKLKLLPGQYLAAGGDSSCIYWKK; encoded by the coding sequence ATGTCTGGTATTGTGGTGATAAGGAGATGTATTTTGCAGAGGCCTCATGTGAGAGGATCAGTTCGTCTTCATTTTCGTGGTTTCGTTAGCGGTcagcaattgatgaagtcCAATGCTCCGCAGTTCGATGAAGCTGAGTTGTTGGCGCCAGAATTGGAATCCAAGCCTTACAAGGCCAAGAAATCACTCATGGATTATGAATGGCCAGATAAATCCCCTGAGGAGTTAGAAAAAGAGAACCAGGATAAGACTGAGAAGCTCATGAAGCTTTCAGCTATCCTTCAAGGGCTACTGGTATTGGCGGGAGTTGGTATTGGCGCGACGGTTTACTCAAAATGGCCTCAAATTAAGGGCTGGTGGATGACAAAGGATATGAGAGTCGATGATGATACGATTGAgaagttgttcaagaaaaagGCTAAAAAGTCATTGGCAGATATCCCGATCATTCCCACTACGGAACTGGGGTTTGAAGTTCCTGGTCTGTACTTTTGGGGTGGCGATGGTGAAGGCCTAAAGAAATCTAGGCCTGGCTCTGTGTTTCCTAGAAGAAACTCTCTATTCGATGGAAAGTACTTGAGGGATGTTTGCCTCACTACGGTGAACAACGTTCAGGCAAAccttgcaattgatgaaaaaggTAATCTGCTGAAGTGGGATAACAATAAATGCGAATGTATACTGGCAGACCAGAATCTCGTATCCGTGAAGGAATCCAATTCTTGTGCGTATGCTCTAAATAAGCGTGGCGAAATATTGATCGTACCATTGAATTCTGGAGATGTAAGGCTAGCTCACATCGATATGAAACGGTCATGGTTGTTGCCTTGGAGACGTTACACAAACTACGGTTTCAAGCTAGATACTAAAAGTGTGTTCAAAGGCAGTGGCGAAAAGAAGGTACGCGATTTTGACGTTGGCAAAGAACACCTGGTGCTGATTTCGAACGCAGGAAAGGCCTACTCTTGCGCAACGGGTGTCAAAGCTTCAGAGGGGCAGAGGCCCTGTGGTCAATTTGGTGTTCCAACCTTGTCCcattttgacaaatttcCACCGCCTAACAAGTTATATGAGATTGAGCTGTTAAATAATGGCTTAACCGAAGATAAAAAGGTCGAGAAACGTAAAATAGAGCAAATCGCATGTGGCAATTTTCATACTCTCGCAAGAGATTCGAATGGGAATTTGTTCGTTTTCGGTTTGAATAGGTATGGTCAATTAGGGTTACCGATACTTTACGATATTGATCAGGCTCCTTATCCAAAGGTTTTGAACCGTTTCAATTCTTACTTCAGTAGGGACATTGACGTTAAATGCGTTGACGTACATTGCAGTGGAGATACTTCTTACGTGACAATGACCGCCAACAACTTGGGAGATAGAACTACACAATTACCAGCGGAAAGCATATCCTATTTTGCATTTGGTAGTGGCCAATATGGTGAATTGGGTAATGGGAACTTTAGAAACTCACAGTCAGAACCTACGCCCTTGAAGGATCTTCCAGCATCAAacaaaattgaagaatgggcTTGCGGAGAGAAACATGTCTTGTGTAAATTGCACAATGGCGATGTTTGCGCTTGGGGTTTGAATGATCATGGCCAGCTCGGTACTGGAAAACGTATCAAGCATGGTAGACCCGTCAGCATACCTGAAGCACTAACTCCAGGTGCCAAGAACTCACCTGAGGAGCTTTTCAAAACGAAGCTTAAACTGCTGCCTGGCCAGTATTTGGCGGCGGGCGGAGATTCGAGCTGTATATACTGGAAGAAATGA
- the SEC53 gene encoding phosphomannomutase SEC53 (similar to Saccharomyces cerevisiae SEC53 (YFL045C); ancestral locus Anc_8.9) encodes MPVSEFAYKESPETLVLFDVDGTLTPARLTVSDEVRDTLAQLRKKVCIGFVGGSDLSKQLEQLGPNVLNEFDYAFSENGLTAYRLGEELASQSFINWLGEEKYNKLAAFILKYLGNMELPKRRGTFLEFRNGMINVSPIGRNASTEERNEFERFDKEHQVRAKFVEALKKEFPDLGLTYSIGGQISFDVFPSGWDKTYCLKHVADDGFKEIHFFGDKTSVGGNDYEIYEDPRTIGHSVQTPNDTVRILRELFQL; translated from the coding sequence ATGCCAGTCTCAGAATTCGCTTACAAGGAGAGCCCAGAAACTTTGGTTCTATTTGACGTTGATGGTACTTTGACGCCAGCTAGATTGACCGTTTCCGATGAAGTTAGAGACACTTTGGctcaattgagaaagaaggtCTGTATTGGTTTCGTTGGTGGTTCCGATTTGAGTAAGcaattggaacaattgGGCCCAAACGTGTTGAACGAGTTCGATTATGCGTTCTCTGAGAATGGGTTGACTGCTTACAGACTAggtgaagaattggcttctcaatctttcatcaactggcttggtgaagaaaaatacAACAAATTGGCCGCTTTCATCTTGAAGTACTTGGGTAATATGGAATTGCCAAAGAGAAGAGGTACTTTCTTGGAGTTTAGAAATGGTATGATTAACGTTTCTCCAATCGGTAGAAATGCTTCTACTGAAGAACGTAacgaatttgaaagatttgacAAGGAACATCAAGTTAGAGCTAAGTTTGTcgaagctttgaagaaagaattcCCAGACTTGGGTCTAACTTACTCCATCGGTGGCCAGATCTCTTTCGATGTCTTCCCATCTGGTTGGGATAAGACTTACTGTCTAAAGCACGTTGCAGACGATGGTTTCAAGGAGATTCACTTCTTCGGTGACAAAACCTCTGTTGGTGGTAACGATTACGAGATCTACGAAGATCCAAGAACGATCGGTCACTCTGTTCAAACTCCAAACGACACTGTTAGAATCCTAAGAGAACTTTTCCAGTTATAA
- the RGD2 gene encoding GTPase-activating protein RGD2 (similar to Saccharomyces cerevisiae RGD2 (YFL047W); ancestral locus Anc_8.4), whose product MPNFADSFWSEDLVSGIQVLFEKLYDGCEECDMFIQLFASRMQFEVNYGRQLGGVSTGIDHLDKVKNDPEVTTANALLSMTAQMVQEGKHHLSVASNIEAFILQPFSQWCDDHRKRVEYSEKSLKSNVGNYQKSRKYVSKLEREYFNKCRQLEDFKRSNFNEDELVNATASLKLQEKYEDDVAREKDFQHFATVAGIEFDFKSMREALQLLLKELPKSEYRVPLINYTLQNTNSGGEITKFVMEHMSLKDIDQAETFGQDLLNLGFLKYCNGVGNTFVNSKKFQYQWKGYAYKFANLPQPFAESEINIPQMDPKLSNYLQDFTSKMSPGSPIPSTPAASSVTVPSLSDSEKELFRLRKEAELADSKYRQECFKMDSLRCSIEELMVDHLSFMEKCELDRLKAVKKVTFDFCGAIGNKISSLKISVDTMLENNDRMDPTGDLLNLLSQCRTGVFQPRAITYNNYYNPGAFQNFGIDLESRCRLDKKVVPLIASVILSYMDQVYPELPSDKVRTAVWTAPVKLNLTHQLRHLLNQRQLHDDTEVLEVIEDYNGEPSTVASVLKIYLLELPERLITKDIYDVLKVLYAEYSLPATTDEEEPTSEEVKGQEADKKLEIDNNRITGLATTLATLPKPHIATLDAIITHFYRLIKILKMGESGALAAAEFTSAISQEFANCIIEVRMPDGNDLGYKIFYDLLTHRKQIFGELKRQGTKKKDNP is encoded by the coding sequence ATGCCTAACTTTGCTGATAGTTTCTGGTCTGAAGACTTGGTGTCAGGTATACAAGTCctgtttgaaaagttaTATGACGGCTGTGAAGAATGTGATATGTTTATTCAATTGTTTGCGTCAAGGATGCAGTTTGAAGTGAACTATGGTCGTCAGCTTGGTGGAGTTAGTACTGGAATTGATCATTTAGATAAAGTCAAGAATGATCCGGAAGTCACTACGGCTAATGCACTACTCAGTATGACAGCACAAATGGTACAAGAGGGGAAACATCACTTGTCAGTTGCTTCAAATATTGAAGCATTCATTTTGCAACCATTCAGTCAATGGTGTGATGACCATAGGAAGCGAGTAGAGTACTCCGAAAAGTCGCTTAAAAGTAATGTAGGGAACTATCAAAAGTCAAGAAAGTATGTTTCTAAGTTGGAACGTGAATATTTCAATAAGTGTAGacaattggaagatttcaagagatcGAACTTCAACGAGGACGAGCTTGTGAATGCTACTGCTTCATTGAAACTACAGGAAAaatatgaagatgatgTGGCTAGAGAAAAGGATTTCCAGCATTTCGCAACAGTTGCCGGGATTGAATTCGACTTCAAGAGTATGAGGGAAGCATTGCAACTATTGCTGAAGGAGTTACCAAAATCTGAGTATAGAGTTCCACTGATCAACTATACTTTACAGAACACAAATAGTGGCGGTGAAATAACAAAATTTGTGATGGAACatatgtctttgaaagatattgATCAAGCCGAAACGTTCGGACAGGACTTGTTGAACCTAGGCTTTTTGAAGTACTGCAACGGTGTTGGGAACACGTTTGTTAACTCgaagaaatttcaatatcaGTGGAAAGGTTATGCCTAtaaatttgcaaacttgCCTCAGCCTTTTGCTGAATCAGAAATTAATATTCCCCAAATGGATCCTAAGCTGTCAAATTATTTGCAGGACTTTACTTCCAAGATGTCTCCGGGATCCCCAATTCCATCAACTCCGGCAGCCTCGTCAGTCACAGTTCCATCATTATCAGATTCTGAGAAGGAGCTTTTTAGACTGAGGAAAGAAGCGGAGCTTGCGGATAGCAAGTATCGTCAAGAATGTTTCAAGATGGATTCCTTGAGatgttcaattgaagagcttaTGGTAGATCACCTGTCCTTCATGGAAAAATGTGAATTAGATAGATTGAAGGCTGTCAAAAAAGTCACATTTGACTTCTGTGGGGCTATAGGCAATAAAATCTCAAGCTTGAAGATAAGCGTTGATACCATGCTAGAAAATAATGACCGGATGGATCCAACGGGCGATTTGTTAAATCTACTATCCCAATGCCGCACAGGTGTTTTCCAACCTCGAGCCATCACCTATAATAATTACTACAATCCTGGCGCCTTCCAGAATTTTGGGATTGATCTTGAGTCAAGATGCAGGCTTGATAAAAAGGTCGTCCCATTGATAGCCAGTGTAATTCTGTCTTATATGGATCAAGTCTACCCTGAGTTGCCCAGTGATAAAGTGAGGACAGCTGTATGGACAGCGCCCGTCAAGCTTAATCTCACTCATCAATTGAGACATTTACTCAACCAGAGACAGTTACATGATGATACTGAAGTGTTAGAAGTGATTGAGGATTACAACGGTGAGCCAAGTACGGTCGCAAGTGTTCTCAAAATTTATCTCCTAGAGTTGCCCGAGAGGTTGATTACAAAGGACATCTATGATGTCCTGAAAGTGCTATACGCCGAATATTCATTGCCAGCAACAACGGATGAAGAGGAGCCCACCTCCGAGGAAGTAAAAGGCCAAGAGGCTGACAAGAAACTAGAAATCGACAATAATAGGATCACTGGTTTAGCCACAACATTAGCCACGCTTCCAAAACCCCATATCGCAACTCTGGATGCGATAATAACCCACTTTTATAGGTTGAttaaaattttgaagatgggTGAAAGTGGAGCCCTAGCGGCGGCTGAATTCACTTCTGCAATTTCGCaagaatttgcaaactGCATCATCGAGGTTCGCATGCCTGATGGAAACGATCTAGGCTATAAAATCTTCTACGATTTGCTCACACATAGGAAACAAATCTTTGGAGAGCTAAAGAGACAAGGcaccaagaagaaagacaatCCATGA
- the RFU1 gene encoding Rfu1p (similar to Saccharomyces cerevisiae YLR073C; ancestral locus Anc_8.13), whose amino-acid sequence MQSTAQLNIEALDYKFFPSTSLKVYLKACVGILDKAQLAFQEGNLKRAYVFYVRYVDLCTNKLSHHPQYLGKDSDQVSEIALHRQEYLQLIRLEVPAVLKITEDLRKQLDLDYAKHKLSLAKNIARPKQQHHNSIESEVPALAKLPPSFDNGIFNHSLRYYHETTSFGNHSQTPVKKSQNSQAEPTNDAKESKNKPGQFRYYPELPQLSFPTF is encoded by the coding sequence ATGCAATCTACCGCCCAATTGAATATTGAAGCATTGGACTACAAATTTTTTCCTAGCACTTCGCTAAAGGTATATCTGAAGGCATGTGTCGGAATACTGGACAAAGCTCAATTGGCATTCCAAGAGGgcaatttgaagagagcATATGTCTTTTACGTTAGGTACGTGGACCTATGCACAAATAAATtatctcatcatcctcaatatctTGGTAAAGATAGCGATCAGGTTTCGGAGATAGCTCTTCATAGGCAGGAGTATTTGCAACTGATTAGGCTGGAGGTACCAGCTGTCCTGAAGATAACGGAGGATTTGCGTAAACAATTGGATTTGGATTATGCCAAGCATAAATTGTCACTGGCCAAGAATATCGCTAGGCCGAAGCAACAGCATCATAATAGCATCGAGAGCGAAGTACCTGCCCTCGCGAAATTGCCGCCATCATTTGATAATGGTATATTCAATCATTCACTGAGATACTATCATGAAACAACTTCTTTTGGAAACCATTCACAAACACCGGTAAAGAAGAGTCAGAATTCACAAGCGGAACCTACGAATGATGCAAAGGAATCTAAAAATAAGCCAGGCCAGTTCCGCTACTATCCCGAGCTTCCTCAACTATCTTTTCCCACTTTCTAG
- the BOS1 gene encoding Bos1p (similar to Saccharomyces cerevisiae BOS1 (YLR078C); ancestral locus Anc_8.6), protein MNAIYNHGVKQKNQLQVDLGKFEKDPYTSPISLQGSISATLVSFERTIEQYKDQFKKYQTNNLDGSETENVKYQNRLDSLVSAHKDFAVKFAELKEQYNKSDARSLLFSGSDAYKVDGESVVNKRSVPQVNSASPRASFDHRAGLPLYNGLQKEQSIFQRGNAQLDLILEMGHQSLDDLVEQNQILRKVQDRMSSSLRTLGVSEGTIQMINRRAFKDKLIFWFAFILMLIGFYFVFKWLR, encoded by the exons ATG AACGCTATCTACAATCATGGAGTCAAGCAGAAGAACCAATTGCAGGTAGATTTAGGgaaatttgagaaagatccTTACACTTCTCCGATCTCGCTTCAGGGCTCCATTTCAGCTACTTTGGTCTCCTTCGAAAGAACCATTGAACAATATAAGGATCAATTCAAAAAGTATCAGACAAACAACCTAGATGGCAGTGAAACTGAAAATGTGAAATATCAAAATCGATTagattctttggtttcAGCACACAAGGATTTTGCAGTTAAGTTTGCAGAGCTTAAAGAGCAGTATAACAAGTCAGATGCGCGTTCCCTGCTATTTAGTGGTAGTGATGCGTACAAAGTGGATGGCGAATCCGTGGTAAATAAGCGCAGTGTTCCACAGGTAAATTCTGCAAGCCCTCGTGCTTCATTTGATCATAGAGCTGGTTTGCCGTTGTACAATGGTCTTCAAAAAGAGCAATCGATATTCCAACGTGGTAACGCCCAACTggatttgatcttggaaATGGGGCACCAGTCTCTCGATGATTTGGTAGAACAGAATCAAATACTGAGGAAGGTGCAGGACCGCATGTCTAGCAGTCTGAGGACCCTTGGTGTCTCTGAGGGCACTATTCAAATGATAAACAGACGGGCGTTTAAGGACAAGCTAATATTTTGGTTTGCTTTTATCCTGATGCTGATAGGTTTCTACTTCGTGTTCAAATGGCTTCGTTAA
- the RPL10 gene encoding 60S ribosomal protein uL16 (similar to Saccharomyces cerevisiae RPL10 (YLR075W); ancestral locus Anc_8.10), which produces MARRPARCYRYQKNKPYPKSRYNRAVPDSKIRIYDLGKKKATVDEFPLCVHLVSNELEQLSSEALEAARICANKYMTKISGRDAFHLRVRVHPFHVLRINKMLSCAGADRLQQGMRGAWGKPHGLAARVAIGQIIFSVRTKDNNKDVVIEGLRRARYKFPGQQKIILSKKWGFTNLDRPEYVKKRDAGEVKDDGAFVKFLSKKGSLEHNFREFPDYFTQHA; this is translated from the coding sequence ATGGCTAGAAGACCAGCTAGATGTTACAGATACCAAAAGAACAAGCCTTACCCAAAGTCTAGGTACAACAGAGCTGTCCCAGACTCCAAGATTAGAATCTACGATTTgggtaagaagaaggctacTGTCGATGAATTCCCATTGTGTGTTCATTTGGTCTCCAACgaattggaacaattgTCCTCTGAAGCTTTGGAAGCTGCTCGTATCTGTGCTAACAAGTACATGACTAAGATCAGTGGTAGAGATGCTTTCCACTTGAGAGTTAGAGTTCATCCTTTCCACGTCTTGAGAATCAACAAGATGTTGTCTTGTGCCGGTGCCGATAGATTGCAACAAGGTATGAGAGGTGCTTGGGGTAAACCTCATGGTTTGGCTGCTCGTGTTGCCATTGGTCAAATTATCTTTTCTGTTAGAACCAAGGACAACAACAAGGATGTTGTCATTGAAGGTTTGAGAAGAGCTAGATACAAGTTCCCAGGTCAACAAAAGATCATCTTGTCCAAGAAATGGGGTTTCACCAACTTGGATAGACCAGAATACGTTAAGAAGAGAGATGCTGGTGAAGTTAAGGATGACGGTGCTTTCGTTAAGTTCTTGTCTAAGAAGGGTTCTTTGGAACACAACTTCAGAGAATTCCCAGACTACTTCACTCAACACGCTTAA
- the FMP32 gene encoding Fmp32p (similar to Saccharomyces cerevisiae YFL046W; ancestral locus Anc_8.8): MRVVGLLMKKQFHSCRRLLSDFETVHIQHTNNYKKLLMEKGNFTEEQSNAIVGLMSDAIKGGIAHVSQDLAKRERLTQLTYQQRVDFTKLRDQLLSADRSEFHNIQNEYERVRNDLDKLRNKLREEITKANAGFKLDLSLEKGRIREESSHHDVQIKEIDTRIDQEVTNIKMQIESVKTQVMQWLIGVCTGTFALVLAYVRLLS, translated from the coding sequence ATGAGGGTAGTTGGGCTTCTTATGAAGAAACAATTTCATAGCTGTCGAAGGCTGCTCTCAGATTTTGAGACGGTTCATATTCAGCATACGAACAACTATAAGAAGTTACTCATGGAGAAGGGCAACTTTACGGAGGAACAATCAAATGCAATTGTAGGTTTAATGTCTGATGCAATAAAAGGTGGGATTGCCCATGTTTCACAGGATCTTGCCAAGAGAGAGAGGTTAACACAGTTGACATATCAGCAACGGGTGGATTTTACTAAACTGAGAGATCAGCTATTAAGTGCCGATCGCAGTGAGTTTCATAACATTCAAAACGAGTATGAAAGAGTGCGAAACGACCTTGATAAGCTACGTAACAAGCTTAGAGAAGAGATCACAAAGGCCAATGCAGGTTTCAAATTGGATTTGTCGTTAGAGAAAGGTAGAATAAGGGAGGAGAGCAGCCACCACGATGTAcagatcaaagagattgataCTAGGATTGACCAAGAAGTGACCAACATTAAGATGCAGATTGAATCCGTAAAGACCCAGGTGATGCAATGGCTTATCGGTGTATGTACTGGTACATTTGCCCTTGTGTTAGCTTATGTGAGATTATTATCTTGA
- the SIC1 gene encoding cyclin-dependent protein serine/threonine kinase inhibiting protein SIC1 (similar to Saccharomyces cerevisiae SIC1 (YLR079W); ancestral locus Anc_8.5) has translation MTPSTPPASRGRRNSRSVCTFEEALQERKDHEFPQTPHRGSHLRAPVTPSTVKPFKHSVPSLKAPLMGNVSKSPFKGFNSPEYTPQTQSSKSKGPLLEPAGELQNVSRVLFPPSNEELLSVSDRAPLSLLPPRRPVSTRRDLSDQFSSDLEEGEYQESRKLAKQVPGTPSHKVVTFQMAQEWNNSEHESADDLSDSEEIVKGKSLYNPFQSEEVADESIRQQRKQLLLHENPDIEDVITYVNKKGDVVRRRHLSEREKELYKPKRLFAEELNVLETKRKQDIEEEH, from the coding sequence ATGACACCATCGACTCCACCAGCTTCCAGAGGAAGAAGGAACTCTAGATCTGTTTGTACATTTGAAGAGGCCTTGCAGGAGAGAAAGGACCATGAGTTCCCTCAGACTCCTCATAGAGGATCACATTTGCGTGCGCCGGTGACACCTTCTACTGTAAAACCTTTCAAGCATTCAGTACCGTCACTTAAGGCTCCTTTAATGGGCAATGTGAGCAAGTCTCCTTTTAAAGGATTCAATTCGCCAGAGTACACACCCCAAACCcagtcttcaaagagtAAAGGACCCTTATTAGAGCCTGCAGGTGAGTTGCAGAACGTTAGTAGGGTTTTGTTCCCGCCATCTAACGAAGAGCTTTTATCTGTGAGTGATAGAGCTCCGCTATCGCTACTGCCGCCTAGGAGACCTGTATcgacaagaagagatctttcCGACCAGTTTTCTTCGGATCTGGAGGAAGGTGAATACCAAGAATCACGTAAGCTGGCCAAGCAGGTTCCTGGGACTCCAAGCCATAAAGTGGTAACATTTCAAATGGCCCAGGAATGGAATAATTCAGAGCATGAATCTGCGGATGACTTATCAGATTCAGAAGAGATAGTAAAAGGAAAAAGTCTGTATAATCCCTTTcaaagtgaagaagtggCAGATGAGAGTATCAGACAGCAGAGAAAACAGCTCCTATTACATGAAAACCCTGATATCGAAGACGTAATAACGTATGTCAATAAGAAGGGCGACGTCGTAAGGCGACGTCACTTATCAGAGAGGGAGAAGGAATTGTATAAACCCAAGAGGCTCTTTGCCGAAGAGTTAAACGTGCTGGAAACTAAGAGAAAACAGGATATAGAGGAGGAGCATTAA
- the OTU1 gene encoding ubiquitin-specific protease OTU1 (similar to Saccharomyces cerevisiae OTU1 (YFL044C); ancestral locus Anc_8.12), which translates to MKVKISGPQGLNKVLTLGPDDTLEQLVENSGSSLPVIGVRFGYPPQKVECTEETLQASVDSLGVSSGEKITLITEEFPEAKIDDGLDVKLPVTATRIVLPDGQQRVLEVHQVPDDNSCLFHAISYCNYKDISISPQLRSLVSEQVLADPVTYSDAVLDRPNHEYAKWILKKESWGGGIEIAIISKKLGIAIYVLDIDAQQFEKFNEDQFDPFIVIMFNGVHYDAIELDDGKTVFDKRDLFYTELILTGALEIARQMKKTGHSFNTRKDNIICNVCQKTLVGEREVAKHAESTGHVDFGQA; encoded by the coding sequence ATGAAGGTCAAGATCAGTGGTCCACAGGGCCTGAACAAAGTGTTGACATTGGGGCCTGATGACACCTTGGAACAATTGGTGGAAAACTCGGGTTCTTCACTGCCTGTTATAGGGGTTAGATTCGGGTATCCACCACAGAAGGTGGAATGTACAGAAGAGACTTTGCAAGCAAGTGTTGATTCTTTAGGTGTGAGTTCTGGTGAGAAAATAACCTTAATCACAGAGGAATTTCCCGAAGCCAAAATCGATGATGGCCTTGATGTGAAGTTGCCAGTGACTGCTACGAGAATTGTGCTCCCCGACGGACAACAAAGGGTTTTGGAAGTACACCAAGTACCAGATGATAATTCATGCTTGTTTCATGCAATTTCGTATTGCAATTACAAAGATATATCAATTTCTCCACAACTTCGGTCATTGGTAAGTGAACAGGTTTTAGCAGATCCAGTCACTTACTCCGATGCGGTTTTGGATAGACCGAACCATGAGTATGCCAAGtggatcttgaagaaggaatcTTGGGGTGGTGGCATTGAGATTGCGATAATCTCGAAGAAACTTGGTATAGCCATCTATGTTCTGGATATCGATGCTCaacaatttgagaaatttaATGAGGACCAGTTTGACCCATTTATCGTGATAATGTTCAACGGTGTGCACTACGATGCTATTGAGCTGGATGATGGCAAGACTGTATTTGACAAAAGAGATCTTTTCTACACAGAGCTCATACTTACCGGTGCATTGGAGATAGCCAGACAAATGAAAAAAACAGGCCACTCGTTCAACACCCGTAAGGACAACATCATATGTAATGTATGCCAAAAGACTCTAGTTGGCGAGAGAGAGGTGGCCAAACATGCAGAGAGCACTGGTCACGTTGATTTCGGCCAAGCCTAG
- the BUD20 gene encoding Bud20p (similar to Saccharomyces cerevisiae BUD20 (YLR074C); ancestral locus Anc_8.11), translated as MGRYSVKRYKTKRRTKDLDLIYNELASKDKIQQLLNQPLDETKPGLGQHYCIHCAKYLETAIALKTHLKSKRHKRRVSELKGVPYTQETSDAAAGYNLNKFLNRVEQIKGAVGAEKENNEQLLKEHLDKNLENVSTTEPTLPWANEEPSEVNGDENEVIMG; from the coding sequence ATGGGAAGATATTCTGTTAAAAGATACAAGacgaaaagaagaacaaaggaCTTGGACCTGATTTATAACGAACTGGCGTCCAAGGATAAAATACAACAACTGTTGAATCAGCCACTTGATGAAACGAAACCAGGTCTGGGTCAACACTACTGTATTCATTGTGCTAAATATTTGGAAACTGCCATTGCTTTGAAAACgcatttgaaatcaaaaaGACATAAAAGAAGAGTTAGCGAGCTGAAGGGCGTTCCCTACACGCAAGAAACTTCTGATGCTGCTGCAGGCTAtaacttgaacaaattcTTAAATCGTGTCGAGCAGATCAAGGGAGCTGTCGGTGcagagaaggaaaacaaTGAACAACTTCTAAAAGAACATCTCGATAAGAACCTCGAAAACGTTTCCACAACGGAACCTACATTACCTTGGGCCAATGAAGAACCAAGCGAAGTTAATGgggatgaaaatgaagtTATTATGGGTTAA